The sequence below is a genomic window from Strix uralensis isolate ZFMK-TIS-50842 chromosome 11, bStrUra1, whole genome shotgun sequence.
gctggaggaggCACAAGCCCGCAGGCGGGTGCTGGAGAGGCAGGTGGGCATCACCCCCCGCACCCTGCTTGATGGTGGGGAGCATGGGGTTTTGGgccagggtggggggcacctCTGGCCCCCACACCTTGGAGAAAGCCAGCCTGGTTTGGGTCTGTCccagctggaggaggcagcaagGAGGTGGGGACGAGAGAAGCAGGAGCTCGGCACTCGTCTGCTGGAGTGGGAGCATGGCTTCCCCCACACCTCCACCTCGGTGAGCACACGGGGAGGGACTGGGGCCACCCCACATGGGGGTTGGCAGCTGGTGTTTGCTGTCAGGGGGAAGGAGTGGGGCTCAGAGCCACCCCTCTGCACCCAGGCAGCTGGGATATGGGAGATAGCTGGGGGTCTCCATGCCCACCCCCACATCAGGGGGGATTTGCCTCAGGACCTGGGCaagaggggggagggagggttgtCCCTAGGGCCTCAGGAGCCCCCCTAACATCCCAGGATACCCCCCAACCAACCCCAGACCCCCCTACTGCAGCCCTCTCATCCACACCTGATCCCCCCTAGAGGGGGGGGGGAGACGGATTTACAGCTCCCCAAAACCTTTTCCCATTCCCCACCAGAACCTGCCGGTGATCTCCACGGCCCCCCCAAGAAGACCGCAGCCCCTGGCCCCGCTGCCCTAGCCCACGCCCAGTGAGAGAGATGGAGAAACCAAATGCTGACAAAaaggagcctttttttttttttttttttgcatgatgaaattacagagaaattacagaaaaatcagaagcaaagctAAATATTTGAGGGTGTTGAAGGAGCATGGCTGCAGTCCTCAGGGTGGTCCCTGGGGACCCCCCGAGCAGCCGGAGGGGTGCagcaacacccacccccccaccctgcatTCCTCAGGGGGTTACGGAggtggcggcggggctggggtTGCTCCAGTTTATCTCCCCTGTGGCGTAAGCACAGCCTTGAGCAGGCTGGAGCGAAGGCAGGGATGCACCAAGCCAAGGCTGTGACCGTGAAAGCGTCCCAGCCGTCCCCCAAATCTCATCCCCAGGCCGGAGTCTGGCTGTAAGGAGCCGAAAGCGCCTGCAGGGTTGTTGGGGGTGGCCCCCAAACCGGGACCAGCTGGGTGTCACCCAGGATCAGGCTCTTCACACCCGAGACTCAAGCGGTCGTAAAGTCAAGTAGATGGGTTTGTCTGGGATCAGGATGAGATCGAACTTGGTCCCGACTTCCACCGCTCTCATGGTTTCGATTTTAAAGTTCTCCAGGATCTGGGATGAAGGAGAAAAGAGCGGATGGGAAACGCTCTTTCCAACAACAACCTCCCCGGTCCCTTCCAGCACCAAGTCCCTGGGGTCCCCGGCAGTGGGATGCTCACCTGCATGAGGAAGAGCTGCATCTCCAGCTCGGCGATCCGGCGGCCCAGGCACTGCcggggcccaaaaccgaaccccAGCCCCTTGAAGTGCTTGGGGCCGGCTGCCAGCCAGCGCTGGGGGCTGAATTGCTCCGGCTTGGGGAAGACCTCAGGATCCCGGCCCATGGCGTAGAGACCGACCTGCACCAGCGTCTGTGGGGAAGGATGGGCCCTGTGGGGCTGGGCTCCCCACGTGGCTTTGCCAGTGCTCGGGGTACAGGaagggggtgcagggatgggatCCAGCCCCAGATGAACCCCACAGCTGCTCCCCCCATGTCACCCACCCATGCTCCAGGACCTGCCTTCACCCAGAGCCCCATGCGAAGCAGGTCGGGGTGAGGAGGGACCCGGTGGCCATGCTCACCTTGGGGGGGATGCGGTAATCCTGGAGAATGACCTCTTGTGTGGTGTACCTCTGCAGGGTCACCGCCACGGGGTGCAGCCTGGGGGGACAGATCACACACATCTGATTttggggacagcctggcccaCCCACATCCCACCTCTATGCACGACATGACAGCGatctggggagggaaggggctggggggtaGGGTTTCATTGGGGGCTCCTCCTCACCTGAGCGTCTCCTTGATGGCAGCTTTGAGCAGCCGGATGGTTTTCAGCATCTTCACCCTGTCCCCCGCTGCCTCCCGTTTGGCAGCCAGGATCTCTGCCCGCAGCTGCTCCTGGACCCCTGGGGACCGTGCCAGCTCGAACATGGCCCACTGCAGCGTCATGGAGGTCTGGAGCGGAGCAGGGGAGCAAGGTTCAACACCAGCCAGGACCTTCTCCCTGCCCAGCAACCCTGTCCGCTCCTTACCGTGTCCACCCCACCCGCCATCATCTCGGTGACGCTGGCCTTGATGTCATCCAAGGGCAGCTTGTCCTGCATGATGAGGCTGCAGAGGATGCCCATGTACTCCTTGGTGCTCTTGCGTTGCAGCCGCAGGTCCCGGTAGACGTTTTGTATGCATTTGTCCGCTGAGGAGACATGGAGACACAGTGTGGCCTTCCTCCCCCCGGGCCATGGTGGCGGAGGAAGATGCCAGATGTGGCACCTTAGGACATCGCTGCCCCAGGCTGGTGGTTTTTCCATGGGAGCTGCCCCTGCGGTGGCTTGGGACTGCAGTCCCTGCTGAGGGACCCAGCAGTGGCTGGGTGGGCACAGAGGatggggggtcagggtgccccaCGGGGGGACACCCTGCAGGAGTTTTGTCCCAGGTGCCAAAAGCTCTCTGAGGCCACAAGCCCCTCTGGGAGAGCTGCTCCCCTCAATGTGATGCCCATCATCTGCCCTTCATTGCTCCTGGATGGTTCCCCACTGCTCCATCCCACAAGCTCCAGATGTGGAAAGTCTTCCTGGCCTTAGTGACTCTGTTCTGGCTGGCTGGACCCAGGAGAAGATCTCTATGCTGGTGAGATGGGGCTGCACCATGGAGACAGGTCCTCAAAGGGGCCTTGGGTGACACAGGGAGGTGAGGGCAGGAGGAGCACTCACCCTGGAAGAAGATGGCATCCCAGGCCTGGACATGGTCCCGCCACATCTTGGCGTTGAGGTGGCGGAGGAGAGCGGGTGGCACGTAGAGCATGGGTGAGGTGGTGTGGAACATCAGGGTCACGGCGTCAATGAAGCGCTGCGACTCGGGGTCCACGAAgtcctgcagcagccccagccgcTCCCCGTACAGCACGTGGCACACAGCTGTGAGCACAGCACCCATGAGGGGACCCAGCCCGGGGGACACTGTTCCCATCCCCTCCACCCTCCCATGGCCAACTCCAGCCTTCCTGTGGGGACTTGGCTTGGCCTCCTGTTCCCTCTGCGCATCAGGGGGCCATGAAGGCATCTCTCGTTGGGTAGGGTTGGCTACCAGTTGATGACCAGGTAGCCATAAAACTGTTTTATCAACAGTGTTGAGTTGTTCTCTACTTGTCTGAGGAGAGGACATCCCTCTAGAACCTGTGGCTCTGGGGGAGAAGCTTGGTTGCCCATCTCTGAGGATGAAGCTGTGGGAAATGCACGGTCTTACCCATCTCAGGCACCCTGCAAAGGTGTGTTCGGCAGGGGGGGGACATGTCTTACAGATACTCATGCCCCTGACACTCACACTCCAGGGCGAAGCGGAAGAGCTCATGGGTGAAGTCGGCTGTCCAGTGCTCCCGGCCGCTATTCCCCACCTGGGCTTGTGCCCGCCGGACAAAGTCCTCCCCCACCTCGCTCAGCAGAGGCACGAAACCCTCCACCACCTGTGGCGACAGCACCTCCTTGTTCAGCATCAGGCGGTCGGAGCGCCAGGCCTCCCCCTTCCTGCGGGACACCAAGTGGGGGGGTCAGAGGCATCCCCCTCATCCACCCCCCTGGAGAATGCCACACCCCAAAGCATGGGACCAGCCAATGTCCCCATCACCCTCCCGATGCTCCAGCTTCTCACCACCCCACGTGTCGGGGCTATCGCGATAGGACCTGGGAGCCCCATTTTGAGGGGACCCCGCAGCCCCCTGACTCACTTGAGGAGCACGCCGTAGGGCTTGTTGCGGTAGTCGCGGTAAGCCACCCAGGGGGGCACGCTGAAGCGCTCCGGTAGCGTCCCCTCCGCCTGGAAAAGGGTGGCAGCATCCTGGGGGCTGATGATGTTCACGCTCTCGTAGACACCCAGCTTCTCCCTGCCCGGGCATAGAGTGGGGTCAGCCCCACACCCTGACCCCCATTCCCGCAGCCCCTCACCTCCCCAGATCAACCACCACCTTCCCCGGCACCCCCAAATCAATCACTGTCCCCTCGCATCCCTTAAAATCCTGTCTGCAGGTCCCATCCTGGGGGATGCAGTGGCTCAGCACCAGGATCAGGCCCCCAGGGCTCAGGTAGGCACAGTGGGGAGTGCTGGACCTGCACTCCCACTGCTTCCCCCTCTGCCTGGGGATTTCAGCTCCAGACCCCGTGGAGATTGAGGGGAGCAGAGCCCCTCTCCATTCCCCCCACTCCCAACAAGCCACATCTGCTAGGCATGAGTAGGTCTCCCCTCTTGCCCCTCACCGTGGCATCAAGCCTGGCCAGTGCACAGCAAGCCGGGCTGCTCCAGCAGTTCAGCCACCCACCTCTCACCTGGAGCAGGACTGGGAATAGCAGCAGCATCCCGGACTGGAAAGGCTTCCAGAGCTGGAAAGCAGCGGGGGGATGCTGGGGCCAGACGCCGCCTCACCTGTAAATGGGCCCGAACTGCTGGAACTTGCGAGCCATGATGTGATGGACGTTGTGGAAGCCGCCCTCCTGCCAGAAGCGGTAGAGGTTGAGCCAGCCGGCTCGCCAGTCACCGGGCAGCTGGTTGAAGGGTCGAGGAGTTGGCGGGATGGGGgtggcagcccccccagcccagcgaCATGCCCCAGCTTGGGCAGGGGGACATCGCCGCAAAGCGCCTGGCTTGGATGCAGCCCGGGCGAGCATGGGAGCAGGCGGTGGGAGAGGGAGGCGAGGGTGGCCTCGCTCTTATCCCCCGGCTGGCCTCGCTCAAGGCGAGAGGCTCTCGCCCGCCTCCCGATGAGTCACGGCCGCCCCAGGGACGGGGACAGGCGCAGGGCGTTTCGCCCCAGCAAAAAAGCAGATATTGGGGCATGGGGCAGCCAAAAGGGGTTTGCAGACCATCAGCTCCTCCCAGCCTTGCTGTAGCAGGGTTTGCCAGGTGATGCACAAGTCCTGAGCAGAAAAGGGTGACAAGGGGTGACGCTGGCAGGTGGCCTGTGCCACCCCAATAAAAGTGGGTGCTGTTGCAAGCACTCAAAATGAAAAGCCAGCTGCCAGGGggagaaatgtttcttctgcaaaataaatgataaaaatgatctAGGGGACAAAATAGTGTGGGTTAGACTTAATAAAGCTCAGGCCTAATGGGTCACCGCAGGTGGGGACAGCCGTGGGGACTGCCTGGCCATCGCCAGGGGTGTCTCACCTCCACCCTCCCCAGGGCAGAGAGTCCTGGGGATCGCATGTCCCCCCTTCCCGGGCTCTCCTGCCCCCAAGCATCAGCTGCACAAACCCCAAACACTCCCCCCTTGCCAGGAGGGAGAGTCTTTTTGGGGTGTCATGGACCCCACGGAGCTGGGGACAAAGGCTGCCAGCCCCAAGCGTGGTGGCTTCCCTTGTCCCCAGGCCCAGTAACACCCACTCAGGACCAGTTATCAATGGGGTGTGAGGGAATTAATGGGGAGGAGGGTCGCTGGGGGAGTCCATGGGCCTTTCTGGAGCATCCCTTTGGGATGTCCCTGGAGTTGGTCTTGAGGatccctggggtgtccctggaGTGTGGGGAGGATTCCAGGCAGGTCCCTGATGTCCCTGGACTTCCCTTGGGGTGACCTGGGTGTCCCTGGCAGACGACATCCCCCCCTTGAaggcctggaggaggaggaggagctgaaggagggCTCTGTTGGGCTTATTCGGGTTTTAAACCTTTCTTAGGTTTTTATTTTCCCGAGAacgggaggaggaaggaggcagagggggGATGCCTGCGACCGAGGATGCTGAGCCGGGCTCCGCGGCGGCTGCGAGGACGGCAGCGGGCACCGGGGGGCGCGTCTGCCCCGTGCGCTGCCACCGGCGGAGGGGACAGCCACCGGCCCGGCCCCCTTCCCGGAACGGGCAGCGTGTCCCCTCCCGGGCATCCgcctgtcccctcccagggcagggggtCTGACCCCTCCTCCCCATGCCCCCTGTCCCCTCCCGGgcatccccctgtcccctcccagggcaggggttctctcccctcctccccatgctccctgtcctctcccaggGCACCGgcctgtcccctcccagggcagggggtctgtcccctcttccccatgctccctgtcccctcccagggcaggagtctgtcccctcctgtcccagcCACCCGTTGTTCGTCCCACCTGCCACTGTCTGCACGAAGACACCCGCCCTGGGTGGTGTCACCCACCAGCTCGGTGAGCACCCCGGAGCATCCCCACACCCCGGGGACACGGTAGCACAGTGCCACCCCACTGTCCTTCACCCCTGCGCTGTCACTGTCCTGGGTGggacctgctgcctcccctccgGTCACAGGAACGGGGTCAGTCTGGACCAGTTTGGCCACCTTAGTGCTTGTAAAAACACAGGCGTGGGCCCaagggacatggagggacacaTGGCCACAACTCTGCCTTTGCGTGGGGCTGGGTGGCCCTGTTGgccaccagctccagccccaggagGGGACAGCCACCCATCACACTCAGTGTCACCTCTGCACTCCCTCTTTCTGCCATGTCCCCAAAGCAGAGCCAGCTCACAGGCTCCATCACACTGTGTCTGTCCCCTGCATCTCCACGGATCCCACATACATCCTCTGTGGGGGCCCTGACCTCCTccctctgtgccccccaccccagaaAGTGTCCAAATTTTGGGGGAACCTCCCCAACGGCATTGCCGCCCCTGCAGCATGAAGGAAACGTGCTGGTTTGTCCCCCCTCCGACAGCCCCCGAGCACGCTGCTCGCAGAGGGAACCACCGGCTGCTGCGGTGGGCATGGGAACCCGCGCGGCTGGGGGGGCTCCGATGGAAAGGTTGTTGGGGAGGCGGGGGTGCAGGAAACAGGTCGGAGGGGTGCTCAGAAACCCACAGCGTCACTCTTCCCCCAGCCAGCAGAAGTCACAGCGGGGACGGGGCTCTGACTGCTTTTGCTGATGGCCTCGGCCGTGATGAGCAAAgcggggggcagggggatgggagGGTTTCCCCCGcctccacaggcagcagcttGCCCACAAAGCCTGCATGACTCAGACTTATGCCCTACTATTTTGGGATGACCCAAGACAGAGAGCACTTGTTGGGGACAAGGAGGATCCCTCCAGTGGGTTTTCCTCCTGCTGAGAGGTGGCACCCACGGGCATCGTGCTCTCACTTTCCATCCATGGGGCTTTCTTGGTGTGATATCACCTCCAATGGCAGGTTGGCTAGCAGGATGACTAACCACCCAGCCCCTTCacaccttccccacaccccccccataAATCACACCTCCGAGAGGCTGCTGAGAAACCCCCCAGCTTTCTGCTCTGTGGCAGGAAATGTCACTGAGCCAGCGCTGCAGCCCCAGCCTCAGCAAAACCCCAGCCTCCCTGGAAAATCTCCCTCCTCGACCTCATCCCTCAGGCACCTGGGGCCGGGAATGTGAAGACTGCAGTGATTTAGCAGAGGGAAGGTGTTTGGGCAGAGCAGCTCATCCTTATTGCATCTCTGCCCTCCAGAGCTGATATGAACTGGCCAGGATGAGGCTGACTTCAGCCAGGATGACGCTGGAAGCGGATCTGTTTGGGGTGGAGGGGAATAAAAGGACTGCGTCACATCTCTGggatggagagcagagcagagcaggtgtGAAATCGGTGCCTGGAAAACGGGCATGGAGCTGACTGCATTGCTTTCTTACCTTAAAAATACAGCCCGCATCCATACATGCACCCATGCggctcagctccctgctgcttGCACCCGTCCTTTGGGAAAGACGgtgtttttcatgtattttccaagaagctcttttctttcctgcagtgatTTCATCCTGGGGTCTTCCCTGCTTTCCGCGTGAGTGAATCGAATCCATTCATTGCAAGCTTTCAGCTCCTGCCCACGAGCAGGTGGTTGGGAAAACTTCAGTAGTAAAACTCCTGCACAGAAACCCCCTGTGATTCAGtttggggctggaggggaggaggcaaAACTCATTTTCATAATACtgtgttgaaaaagaaaaaactctcaGCTGCAAACAGACGGTAGCCGTGATCAAGCAGATCTTGCCGGAGGGTTTCCGCCAGGAGCAGAGTGAAGGGGATGACCCAGCATGTGTTGTGCAGCATCCCTGAGGCACCCGGGGCTGAGCGCGTGATGCTCGAGGAGCTGCCAGGGGCACCCAGAGCAGCTCATTGGGAGGATGGACCCAGCCAGGACAAGCTTTAATCTGAAACACGGGCAGTTCTAGCTTGTTTTTGTTGTCCTGCTCCACTAAACTGAATATCCTCTTACTAATTTATTGCATGCAGTCCTGGACCTAAAAATTGCCAGGCTGATGCCTGGTTTTCGGGGTCTTCATCAAGCTGGGATGGGGTAACTCACCCTGATGAGACATGTCCTTTGGTTGTGATCGGCCCTCAAGGATCTCAGGTTGGAAATTCATGTCTGGAGGGGGAAAAGCATTTGCATGTACAACAGCGGGGAAGAGGAGCACAGCCACGTGGGAGGAAGACACACTGGTTTATCCCGTGTTTAACTtcccccagcatctcctgggTCTCATCTCATTTCCAGTAAGTGGCTGGATTTCCCACCCACATCACTCGCCACAGACAGCCCCAACCTGCCTCAGTGACGTAGCATCACCCACACCACATCCCTCGTGCCTCAGCGTGGACCACAGGCAAAAGGAGCCCggagcagacagacagacacctgTACAAGGCTGCTTAAACCTGAGATCCTCAGGGAAAAGGGGGAAACAGCCACAGGGCAGCAAACACCCCCTGCAATTAGAGCTGCCACATCACTGACAGGAAAAACAGGTCAGACAGAGGAGCAAAGGGCGAAGGCAGGCGGGAGCCGGGTGGGTGGCATGGTTTCAGGCACGCCACCCAGACACATGAGCTCAGTTTATGCTTCGCTTTTGCCAGCCTGTCCTGGGGGAAGCGGGTGGTGACACCCATGGCAGAACCAGTCCAGGGGTGACAGCATGTGGGAGTGCTGCTGGGCCAGCTCCAGCTCTAACTGTGGCTcagacagggctggggagggcagcgTGTGCTGGACAGGCTGAGCCCAAGATAAGACACAAGATAAGAAAAACTCCAGGTGGGGACTCAGGCTGGTCTTCTCCAGGGCACAGGGAGGATGGAAGATGCTGTCATGTCGCAGCAGCATCTCTCCATCCCTGGGATGAAACCAGGGATGGCTGTCGGGGCATCCTGATTCCAGGCTCCAGCCAGCTTCTGCTGGGGTTGCCCTGTACCTCCACCCCACCAGGAAAAGCTGCCCAGGGGGATGTTATGGCTGGAGGCAGCACCTCGGATGAGCCTACAGTCCATGCGTACCCTGGGTGCCTTTGCATGGTGCAAACAGGCAGCTGCTGTGGGATTTTCTCACCAGCTCTTGCATTTGATTCAGGCAGATACAGGACTTCCTGGGTCTATTGTCCAGCCCAGCAAACCCTCCTCCCAGAGCAGCCTCCAAGGCCGCCGGTAAGGCTGGAGGCAGAAATAGCCCCCCAAAACAGTGCTGggaataaataaaatgctctcgaggcttttgtttcagccaTGTGGCCGTTCCCGCCCCGCCTGTGCCAGAGGAAGCCCGCAGAAGCTCCTGCAATACCTGACCTTCCTGTGCGTGCCCGCTCCCATCGAAACAAGGCTCCCAAAATAACTCGCTCAAACAATGTGGCCATAGTCTGGGTGAGGGTGGTGACGCCTCGGCTTTCCCCTCCAGCTTTTCCCTCCAGCAGCCCTGAAGCCCTTAACAAACCCCGGTGCATATGTTTGCTCATGGCTTTCGGGTTATTGTATTTATAGGAAACAGCCAGCAGCCAGGGGAAACGTGGCCCAGAATAAACCACAGCCTGAAATGTTCAGTCTTTGTTGCTTTTCTCAGGAAACTTAGCTTTTTGCTAAGTTTTTTGTCCTGTCTGTCCTCAAGGAGGGGAGACAGGGACCCATTTGCAaaggctgggctggggaaggagacATTGCCGCAGCCCCTTTGCGGGTCTGTGGGGTCTCTGTGTTACCCAGGGACCCAGAGCTCTCCCTGTGGCACCTGGTCCCGTGCTCTCAACCTGCTTCTTGGGCAAGAAAACTGAGCCCAGGCAGCCGAAATGATGTTATCGCAGCCCTGcgccctgcacagccccagcccatcACTTCCAACCCACTCCCCGGGTTTCAGCATCGCCTTGGCTCACCGTTCCCAGCCCTCCACTTGCCTCTTCCTAGGACACTGTGAAACACTTCGGTGTCCAGGGTTACAGTGAGGGGTTTTAGAGATTTGATAACTCAACGCTTGGCAGCAAAAGAGCTGGAAACTCAAACACCTCGGCGTCCGCATACAGCACCCAAGCGGTAACACCTGGGCGCTGGGTTTCTCTCCCAGTCCTGAGTGAGCTCCCCACCTCCTCTCACTGCGAGGGGGGACTGCCAGAATCACACTTCTTGTTTTAGCTCTGCTGAAACTCGCCTGCCTTTCGGGCTCATTTCTCCTTCTTTACGTCAAGATGCCACAGCCGCATATGCTGCCGGCACCAGCGGGAAGTTTTCTGCCAAACCCAGTGCTAAGAAAGAAACAAGGCAGGGAA
It includes:
- the CYP11A1 gene encoding cholesterol side-chain cleavage enzyme, mitochondrial, which produces MLARAASKPGALRRCPPAQAGACRWAGGAATPIPPTPRPFNQLPGDWRAGWLNLYRFWQEGGFHNVHHIMARKFQQFGPIYREKLGVYESVNIISPQDAATLFQAEGTLPERFSVPPWVAYRDYRNKPYGVLLKKGEAWRSDRLMLNKEVLSPQVVEGFVPLLSEVGEDFVRRAQAQVGNSGREHWTADFTHELFRFALESVCHVLYGERLGLLQDFVDPESQRFIDAVTLMFHTTSPMLYVPPALLRHLNAKMWRDHVQAWDAIFFQADKCIQNVYRDLRLQRKSTKEYMGILCSLIMQDKLPLDDIKASVTEMMAGGVDTTSMTLQWAMFELARSPGVQEQLRAEILAAKREAAGDRVKMLKTIRLLKAAIKETLRLHPVAVTLQRYTTQEVILQDYRIPPKTLVQVGLYAMGRDPEVFPKPEQFSPQRWLAAGPKHFKGLGFGFGPRQCLGRRIAELEMQLFLMQILENFKIETMRAVEVGTKFDLILIPDKPIYLTLRPLESRV